The following proteins come from a genomic window of Kitasatospora sp. NBC_01246:
- a CDS encoding Uma2 family endonuclease, producing MSTAHAGPGDYSRVPNPEQALKYAIQHIAGERVEIVEGVITPVSPSWAHETAVDLIREQIGPRMRELGLRAGSGNLDLPGTQNFYVPDLAVVPAELAKTEGALLPDQTVLVVEVTSPSNGETDRTAKRRRYSQFGAPVYLLVDRQERTCTLFSQPGRLGYTRVEGPHPFGTSLHLPAPLGLVLDTTGF from the coding sequence GTGAGCACCGCGCATGCCGGTCCGGGTGACTACAGCCGGGTGCCGAATCCGGAGCAGGCCCTGAAGTACGCGATCCAGCACATCGCGGGTGAGCGCGTCGAGATCGTCGAGGGAGTCATCACCCCTGTGTCACCGTCCTGGGCCCACGAGACCGCCGTCGACCTGATCCGCGAGCAGATCGGGCCCCGGATGCGCGAACTCGGCCTCCGCGCCGGTTCCGGGAACCTCGACCTGCCCGGGACGCAGAACTTCTACGTACCGGACCTCGCGGTCGTACCCGCCGAACTGGCGAAGACGGAGGGCGCGCTCCTGCCGGATCAGACCGTGCTGGTCGTCGAAGTGACGTCGCCGTCGAACGGTGAGACCGACCGGACCGCCAAGCGGCGTCGTTACTCGCAGTTCGGGGCCCCGGTCTACCTCCTGGTCGACCGTCAGGAACGCACCTGCACGCTGTTCTCGCAGCCGGGCCGGCTCGGCTACACCCGGGTGGAAGGGCCCCATCCGTTCGGTACCTCGCTGCACCTGCCCGCGCCGTTGGGGCTGGTACTGGACACGACCGGCTTCTGA